One stretch of Juglans microcarpa x Juglans regia isolate MS1-56 chromosome 3D, Jm3101_v1.0, whole genome shotgun sequence DNA includes these proteins:
- the LOC121255406 gene encoding uncharacterized protein LOC121255406, whose amino-acid sequence MENYSFTSYPDSGDSSPRSREIDFENPPPWDDQQSQNNYKVKFMCSYGGKIHPRPHDNQLSYLGGETKILAVDRNVKFEPMISKLSSLSGDPDVSFKYQLPGEDLDALISVTNDDDLDHMMHEYDRLYRASAKPARMRLFLFSSPSANQSASSSFGSDGARSDRERFMDALNSGPNDAPKAPARNDVDYLFGLDKGTPPPQAAVKLQDSLPEPVAPPPPEFSTRMAHGDRVTGSDPVVNPIEMQRQLQELQRLHIGEHEPGMMYSRKSDENQVGNYSGDYYVPKVPEKTPPANVPHATAFWQEKQFAGGGFPASAQDQPMYMMPAPGTVYHAAPQMVRAMGIQNTQGYYTMQRVSPDVYRDQPQQQVYNVVAPPPSQQPPMSNPPSVLPPQQAKMSAYTEGFGMVRPGGGGVGMMDTVSYAPVTYDGGMGRQVYYTPATATYHGGVGATVTADMRAAGSGQEGKVVNKVSQASV is encoded by the coding sequence ATGGAGAATTATTCCTTTACCTCTTATCCGGATTCTGGTGACTCCTCTCCCCGCTCTCGAGAGATAGACTTTGAGAACCCTCCACCCTGGGACGACCAGCAGTCTCAAAACAATTACAAGGTCAAATTCATGTGCAGTTATGGGGGCAAGATCCACCCTCGCCCCCATGACAACCAGCTCTCTTATCTCGGCGGCGAGACCAAGATCCTCGCCGTCGACCGCAACGTCAAGTTCGAGCCCATGATCTCCAAGCTCTCATCTCTCTCCGGCGACCCCGACGTTTCCTTCAAGTACCAGCTCCCCGGCGAGGATCTCGATGCCTTGATCTCCGTCACCAACGACGACGACCTTGACCACATGATGCACGAGTACGATCGTCTTTACCGTGCCTCCGCGAAGCCCGCCAGGATGAGGTTGTTTCTCTTCTCCTCTCCCTCGGCCAATCAGTCTGCTTCTTCCAGTTTCGGATCCGATGGGGCCAGGTCTGACCGCGAAAGGTTCATGGATGCTCTGAACTCGGGCCCTAACGACGCCCCGAAAGCTCCGGCGCGAAACGACGTTGACTATCTGTTCGGGTTGGACAAAGGGACCCCACCCCCACAAGCCGCAGTGAAGCTCCAAGATTCCTTGCCCGAACCCGTCGCCCCACCGCCTCCTGAGTTTTCTACCCGTATGGCTCATGGGGACCGCGTTACCGGATCAGATCCAGTCGTAAACCCGATCGAGATGCAGAGGCAATTGCAGGAATTGCAGAGGCTGCATATTGGAGAGCATGAACCGGGTATGATGTATTCCAGAAAGAGCGATGAAAATCAAGTCGGAAACTACTCCGGAGATTACTATGTCCCCAAGGTGCCGGAAAAGACTCCTCCGGCCAACGTACCTCATGCCACGGCATTTTGGCAGGAAAAACAATTCGCCGGAGGGGGTTTCCCGGCAAGTGCACAGGACCAACCGATGTACATGATGCCAGCTCCGGGTACAGTCTACCATGCAGCACCACAGATGGTTCGAGCCATGGGCATTCAAAACACTCAAGGCTACTACACCATGCAGCGAGTCTCGCCGGATGTATATCGAGACCAGCCGCAGCAGCAGGTTTACAATGTGGTCGCACCGCCACCATCGCAGCAACCACCGATGTCGAATCCCCCGTCGGTTCTACCGCCACAGCAGGCGAAGATGTCAGCGTACACGGAGGGGTTCGGGATGGTACGGCCGGGTGGCGGAGGAGTGGGGATGATGGATACGGTTTCGTACGCCCCCGTGACATACGATGGCGGGATGGGGAGACAGGTGTACTATACACCGGCGACGGCGACTTATCACGGCGGCGTTGGTGCGACTGTTACTGCCGATATGAGGGCCGCTGGGTCGGGTCAGGAGGGTAAGGTGGTGAACAAGGTTTCACAAGCTTCTGTTTGA
- the LOC121255513 gene encoding cysteine-rich and transmembrane domain-containing protein WIH1-like: MLHKSCLPTSSKHLYCIGLLLCISEMNYDPKYAYPYPAQGVYQGPPVMAPPQYAPAPAPPPRQTGFLEGCLAALCCCCLFDECCCDPSIIFIP; the protein is encoded by the exons ATGCTACATAAATCTTGCCTTCCAACAAGCTCTAAGCATCTCTATTGTATTGGATTGTTGCTTTGCATTTCAGAGATGAATTATGACCCCAAATATGCCTATCCCTATCCTGCTCAAG GTGTTTATCAAGGACCTCCTGTGATGGCTCCTCCTCAGTATGCCCCGGCTCCAGCACCACCTCCAAGACAAACGGGTTTTCTTGAGGGATG CCTTGCAGCTTTGTGTTGCTGTTGCCTCTTTGATGAGTGTTGCTGCGACCCCTCCATTATATTTATCCCCTAA